The following proteins are co-located in the Brevibacillus laterosporus DSM 25 genome:
- a CDS encoding copper amine oxidase N-terminal domain-containing protein has product MKKMGKKSLFCGVLATALLVSGMAYAAPAIKLMVDGKEVKSDAQAQIINGRVFVPARALAESLGGEVQWDQKDKIVKVKSNASQQNGAITSKDAYVIEDQKALISLPSEWKDKIKVEKKANEVAFQYVPKNKAVKPEFFFSVLIINKTVWDKDEYADTGLFTVLGMQDGKVYALQTPSEAPYLEKPESPEFKESVDMLNHLRQSIQFMFIK; this is encoded by the coding sequence ATGAAGAAGATGGGGAAAAAGAGTTTATTTTGCGGCGTATTAGCTACAGCACTGCTTGTATCGGGTATGGCTTATGCTGCCCCAGCCATCAAATTGATGGTAGATGGGAAAGAAGTGAAATCAGACGCGCAAGCCCAAATCATCAATGGTCGGGTGTTTGTACCGGCACGCGCTTTGGCAGAATCACTCGGAGGAGAAGTGCAGTGGGATCAAAAAGATAAGATCGTGAAAGTAAAAAGCAACGCCTCCCAACAGAATGGAGCAATAACCAGCAAGGATGCTTATGTGATTGAAGATCAAAAAGCTCTTATCAGTCTTCCTTCTGAATGGAAGGATAAGATCAAGGTAGAAAAAAAGGCGAATGAAGTTGCTTTTCAATATGTGCCGAAAAATAAGGCCGTCAAACCGGAATTTTTCTTCAGCGTCCTCATCATCAACAAAACCGTGTGGGACAAAGATGAGTATGCAGATACGGGACTCTTTACCGTGCTAGGAATGCAGGACGGTAAGGTGTATGCGTTGCAAACACCAAGTGAAGCACCATATTTGGAGAAGCCGGAAAGCCCAGAATTTAAAGAAAGCGTCGACATGCTGAATCACCTTAGACAATCCATTCAGTTTATGTTCATCAAATAA